A genomic window from Salvelinus namaycush isolate Seneca chromosome 5, SaNama_1.0, whole genome shotgun sequence includes:
- the LOC120047438 gene encoding endonuclease domain-containing 1 protein-like, whose amino-acid sequence MPVSCREALLMLLASLGGQVWGEVGDFTPCLRFFYMETPPKGMGGEGYQPICQRYRNQYHFASLYQHQRRATLYSAYILTPGGGKRPRNKWMYEPQLAFSGASPEMHSFPRRGPVDQNVVESQAVLQDYINSSYTKGHLNPSLHHQAPEDRRATFTLTNVVPQRAASNSGPWAQLEAEVRARMGNYCIGPAYVITGALSYLSERWMANRVAVPEYMWSAYCCPSYNSSLPASQRPYFPSYAAVGRNDPHSGGEIVPVDPQAKASVRGYDVRRMPLDTVETILQQRLGVHISLFHNQCL is encoded by the exons ATGCCTGTCTCGTGTAGGGAGGCTCTGCTCATGCTTCTAGCCAGTCTTGGAGGTCAGGTCTGGGGGGAGGTGGGTGACTTCACCCCTTGCCTCCGTTTCTTCTACATGGAGACTCCCCCAAAAGGCATGGGGGGAGAGGGGTACCAGCCCATCTGCCAGCGCTACAGGAACCAGTACCACTTTGCCAGCCTGTACCAGCACCAGCGCCGTGCCACCCTCTACTCTGCCTACATACTTACCCCTGGAGGAGGCAAACGGCCCAGGAACAAGTGGATGTATGAACCACAG TTGGCGTTCTCCGGTGCCAGTCCAGAGATGCATAGTTTCCCGCGGCGTGGGCCCGTGGACCAGAATGTGGTGGAGAGCCAGGCGGTACTCCAGGACTACATCAACTCTTCCTACACCAAGGGTCACCTCAACCCCAGCCTGCACCACCAGGCCCCAGAGGACCGCCGGGCCACTTTCACCCTCACCAACGTGGTCCCTCAGCGGGCAGCCTCAAACTCTGGCCCCTGGGCTCAGCTGGAGGCTGAGGTGAGGGCCCGGATGGGTAACTACTGCATTGGGCCGGCGTATGTGATAACAGGGGCGTTGTCATACCTCTCTGAGCGCTGGATGGCCAACCGGGTAGCGGTGCCAGAGTACATGTGGTCTGCCTACTGCTGCCCCTCCTACAACTCTAGTCTCCCCGCCTCACAGAGACCCTACTTCCCATCATATGCTGCTGTGGGCCGGAACGACCCCCATAGTGGTGGAGAGATTGTGCCGGTGGACCCCCAGGCAAAGGCCTCGGTTCGGGGGTACGATGTGAGGCGGATGCCCCTGGACACCGTGGAGACTATTCTACAGCAGAGACTGGGCGTCCACATCAGCCTGTTTCACAATCAATGCCTGTGA